A stretch of DNA from Promicromonospora sukumoe:
TGCCCGAAACGTGTCAGACGCTCAGGTCACCGGGGTGACCTGAGCGTCTGACGCGTGCGGGGCGGAGGGGGTCAGTTGACCTGGATGGTCATGTGACCCTTCTTCGCGTCCTCGGTGAGCACCTTGATCGTGGTGCCGGTGCCGCCGACCTTGACCGAGTGGCCGGGGTTGGCCGGGTCGTAGTAGGCGTTCGGGTTGGTGTCGTCGAACTTCCACACCGGCCACTGCTTGCCGACCTTGAGCGAGGTCAGCGACGTGGCCGACACCTCACGGTGCAGCGACAGCGCGTCGGTCTTCTGCAGGCCGAACGTGGCGTCGAAGGACTGGATGCGGTTGCGGGCGATCGTGCCGTCCGACCACTTCAGCGCCTTGGGACGGGCGTCGACCGGCAGGGCCTGGCCGCCACCCGGGTGCTGGGAGACGTTGTTGTCGCCGTACAGGCTGTTCACGTACCAGATCAGCAGGCCGTCCTGGTACGGGTAGTGCTCCACCTTGTTGCTGTTGGTGAAGCCCCAGCCGAAGTTGTACGGGCCCGACTTCAGGGTCTGGTCGTACCCGCCGTACACGCGGTTCTCGGCCACGTAGTAGTGCTGGTAGGTGACCTCGTAGGTGCCGTCGGCCCCGACCGTGGTGAAGCCGTCGGCGGTCCAGTCGGACCCGTCCGAGAAGTCCTCGGTCAGCGCGTCACCCACGGCGACGTCGTCGACCAGGATGCCGGTCTCGTTGGTGCCGCCGTCGCTGGAGTAGCGGAAGCGGACCGACGCCGTCTGGCCGGCGTAGTCGCCGAGGTCGGCGGTCAGGTCGACCCAGGCGCCGTCCGAGGCGCCGGTGATGCCGGAGCCCGGGTTGGTGCCGTTCGGGTCCTCGTCCGTCGACAGGTTGTTCGGCAGGGCGGTCCAGGTGGAGCCGCCGTCCGTCGAGACCTCGGCGAACGCGTAGTCGAAGTCCACCTCGATGTCGTACTGCACCTTGGCGGTCAGCGAGGCGCCGTCCGGCACGGTGAACGACGGCGAGGTGATCGTGTTGTTCAGGTCGTTGCCGGTACCCGAGTAGACGAACTCGCCGTCGAACGGCGCGATGCCGAGGTCGACCTGCTCGACGCCGTCCGGCAGGTTCACGATCGCGGCCTGCGCGCGCGTCGTGGCGTGGAACGACGGGCCGAGCTTGACCCGCTCACGCTCGCCCGGCTCGATCGTCTCGTAGTCGAGCCAGCCCAGGAACAGCTTCTCGGTGGCGCCCATGTGGTTGGGCGTGGTGCCGATGGTGCCGTCGCCGTGGCCCAGCCACGAGCCGGAGCTCATGAGGTTCCAGTAGCCGGTGCCGTTCTCGCCGCCCGCGGTGTCGTAGTAGTCCGGGAGGCCGAGGTCGTGGCCGAACTCGTGCGCGAACACGCCCAGGCCGCCGTTCTCCGGCTCCGTGGTGTAGTCACGGATCCAGATGTCGGAGTCACCGATCTTGATGCCGCCGAGCTTCTCGAAGCCGGACGGGCCGTCCGTGCCGAGGCCGCCCTGGTTGACCGCCCAGCGGTGCGACCAGATGGCCGACTCGGGAGCGCCGGCCTCCTCGCCCTCACCGGCGTGGATCGCCTGGAAGTGGTCGATGTAGCCGTCGGGCTCGGCCGTGATGCCGTCGCCGTCCATGTCGTAGCGGTCCCAGACGTCGAACGACTGGAGGTACGCGTCGATCTCCTCGGCGGTCTTGCCCGAGGCGATCTGGTCGTCGTACCAGGCGTCCGCGGTGTCCTGGACGAACCGCGTCATGTCCGTGCCGGACTCCGTGGTGCCGTAGGAGGCCGTGCTGTAGGGCACGGTCACCCAGTCGGACACGTCGCCCTGCAGGTCGAAGCGGCCCGACGACATCTCGTCGTAGACGCCGGCGAACGACTCGCCGTCCTGGTCCTCCAGGCCGGTGAAGAACATCTCCTGGTAGTGGTCGCGCGAGAAGTCGGGCTCCCAGTAGGTGGAGTTGTCGCTCCGCGTGGGCTCCGGGATCTCGTTGTGCGCCGGGCCGGCGGCGGCGTCCGGGTAGCGCTCGTCGGTCTCGTCGCCGAAGTCGACCAGGATGCTGAAGAGCTGCGCGGTCTCCTCGACGCCGTACTCGACGTACTCGCGCGGCGAGATCTCCACGACCTTGGACTTGTGCTTGCCCTTGCCGCGGGTCTCGACCTTCGCCTGGCCGGTCGCGACCATGTCCACGGCGGTCTGTCGCTTCTCGGTCTGCTTCTCGGCGAGGGCGTCCGGCCGGTTGTCCTCCTTGGCCGGGGCCGCCTGCTGCGGCGGCTCCTCGACCGGCGGTGCCGCGGAAGCCGTGATCGGCACGACGGCGGCCGAGAGCAACAGGGCTGCTCCCGCGCCGACTGCACAGATACGTCGATTCATGTTTCCTCCGTCAAGAGAGCGACGTCCGGGGACGAGGAGGTAATGCGTACGGGTCTCCGGACCTGCTGGACGACTTTGTCCACGGAGGAGGAAACCAGGGAAATATTACGACAATGTTGCCTAGGACACAGTTCTGCTTCACGACGTATGCCTGGAATGCACTCGTAGAATCGGTTCGAGGGCGCGTATTTTGGTCGCTG
This window harbors:
- a CDS encoding immune inhibitor A domain-containing protein, yielding MNRRICAVGAGAALLLSAAVVPITASAAPPVEEPPQQAAPAKEDNRPDALAEKQTEKRQTAVDMVATGQAKVETRGKGKHKSKVVEISPREYVEYGVEETAQLFSILVDFGDETDERYPDAAAGPAHNEIPEPTRSDNSTYWEPDFSRDHYQEMFFTGLEDQDGESFAGVYDEMSSGRFDLQGDVSDWVTVPYSTASYGTTESGTDMTRFVQDTADAWYDDQIASGKTAEEIDAYLQSFDVWDRYDMDGDGITAEPDGYIDHFQAIHAGEGEEAGAPESAIWSHRWAVNQGGLGTDGPSGFEKLGGIKIGDSDIWIRDYTTEPENGGLGVFAHEFGHDLGLPDYYDTAGGENGTGYWNLMSSGSWLGHGDGTIGTTPNHMGATEKLFLGWLDYETIEPGERERVKLGPSFHATTRAQAAIVNLPDGVEQVDLGIAPFDGEFVYSGTGNDLNNTITSPSFTVPDGASLTAKVQYDIEVDFDYAFAEVSTDGGSTWTALPNNLSTDEDPNGTNPGSGITGASDGAWVDLTADLGDYAGQTASVRFRYSSDGGTNETGILVDDVAVGDALTEDFSDGSDWTADGFTTVGADGTYEVTYQHYYVAENRVYGGYDQTLKSGPYNFGWGFTNSNKVEHYPYQDGLLIWYVNSLYGDNNVSQHPGGGQALPVDARPKALKWSDGTIARNRIQSFDATFGLQKTDALSLHREVSATSLTSLKVGKQWPVWKFDDTNPNAYYDPANPGHSVKVGGTGTTIKVLTEDAKKGHMTIQVN